A genome region from Streptomyces sp. NBC_01296 includes the following:
- a CDS encoding GntR family transcriptional regulator gives MALKRTSLPRTAEAVALAELRDAIVRGDLPAGAPIRQSAAAEELGLSVIPVREALKTLAGEGIVTYVPQRGYTVTELSPRSVDDIFRMRELLEGEAERNASGQLRPEDVAAMRVALDDQRAAVAAVNVPGVIAGNRRFHFALLDHCDNEWLLRFVRQLWEALEPHRALSYRRAAVAGGLARAEVILAEHDGIVTAFEGGDTALALRLLADHRSGGLADFHRLLASGGN, from the coding sequence GTGGCACTGAAACGAACCTCTCTCCCGCGCACGGCCGAGGCCGTGGCCCTCGCCGAGCTGCGCGACGCGATCGTCCGCGGCGATCTGCCCGCCGGCGCTCCGATCCGCCAGTCCGCAGCCGCGGAAGAGCTGGGGCTGAGCGTCATCCCCGTGCGCGAGGCCCTCAAGACGCTGGCGGGCGAAGGCATCGTGACCTACGTTCCGCAGCGGGGGTACACGGTCACCGAGCTCAGTCCGCGCAGCGTGGACGACATCTTCCGGATGCGGGAGCTCCTGGAGGGCGAGGCGGAGCGGAACGCCTCAGGTCAGCTGCGTCCCGAGGACGTCGCCGCCATGCGCGTCGCGCTGGACGACCAGCGTGCCGCCGTCGCAGCCGTCAACGTGCCGGGCGTCATCGCGGGTAACCGCCGATTCCACTTCGCGTTGCTCGACCACTGCGACAACGAATGGCTCCTGCGCTTCGTGCGCCAGCTCTGGGAAGCCCTGGAGCCCCACCGTGCCCTGTCCTACCGGCGCGCGGCCGTCGCCGGAGGCCTAGCTCGGGCCGAGGTGATCCTCGCCGAGCACGACGGCATCGTCACCGCCTTCGAGGGCGGCGATACCGCTCTGGCGTTGAGACTGCTGGCCGACCACCGATCCGGCGGCCTCGCGGACTTCCACCGGCTGCTGGCCTCCGGCGGGAACTGA
- a CDS encoding MmgE/PrpD family protein, which yields MRERAAHLILDGLGCALIGAQLPWSRTAVEAVLPLEGSGNTPVIGWGRTTSGPAAAVLNGTFIQGFELDDYYPAAPLHSTSLVLPALLSTASQGVPVRGADFLRATVLGFETGTRVGLALGGPEMLSRGWHSGSVFGTHAAAAASGVLRGLNAAQFEDALGLAGTQSAGLMAAQYEAMSKRMHHGFASRNGFYAAGLAQSGYTGIKRVFEREYGGFLSTFGEGHDPDASQITKNLGSEWNTEKITVKIHAAMGGLHPAIDAAIALTDGRKLTARGIEAIRIEVPHAIYHHGWWTPERPLTAIGAQMNIAYATAAALLDGHVRPEQFTPSRLDADDLWELIGRTQVHQVDEQHEPAWGQPGYNTRLTLTLRGGEVLTRALNQPHGGPDDPLTNAEIREKYRALTAQVVDPGRAARIEQIVLDLEGQADLGPLVDLLAAPARGALG from the coding sequence GTGCGGGAGAGGGCCGCACACCTGATCCTCGACGGACTGGGCTGCGCGCTGATCGGGGCCCAGCTGCCCTGGTCGAGGACCGCCGTGGAGGCAGTCCTCCCCCTGGAAGGAAGCGGGAACACCCCGGTGATCGGCTGGGGTCGCACCACCAGTGGCCCGGCTGCCGCCGTACTCAACGGCACTTTCATCCAGGGCTTCGAACTCGACGACTACTACCCGGCAGCCCCGCTGCACAGCACCTCCCTGGTGCTCCCCGCCCTGCTGTCCACCGCCTCCCAGGGCGTCCCGGTACGCGGCGCGGACTTCCTCCGGGCGACGGTCCTGGGCTTCGAGACCGGCACCCGGGTGGGTCTCGCCCTGGGCGGCCCGGAGATGCTCTCGCGGGGGTGGCACTCCGGATCCGTCTTCGGCACCCACGCGGCGGCCGCCGCCTCCGGCGTGCTCCGCGGCCTGAACGCCGCGCAGTTCGAGGACGCACTGGGCCTCGCGGGCACCCAGTCCGCCGGCCTGATGGCCGCCCAGTACGAGGCCATGTCCAAGCGCATGCACCACGGCTTCGCCTCCCGCAACGGCTTCTACGCCGCCGGGCTCGCACAGAGCGGCTACACCGGCATCAAGCGGGTCTTCGAACGCGAGTACGGCGGATTCCTCTCGACCTTCGGCGAGGGCCACGACCCTGACGCCTCCCAGATCACCAAGAACCTGGGGTCGGAGTGGAACACCGAGAAGATCACCGTGAAGATCCACGCGGCGATGGGCGGCCTGCATCCCGCGATCGACGCCGCAATCGCGCTCACGGACGGACGCAAACTGACCGCCCGGGGCATCGAGGCGATCCGCATCGAGGTGCCGCACGCCATCTACCACCACGGCTGGTGGACCCCGGAGCGCCCGCTGACCGCCATCGGCGCCCAGATGAACATCGCCTACGCCACTGCCGCCGCCCTCCTGGACGGTCATGTGCGCCCCGAACAGTTCACACCCTCCCGGCTGGACGCCGACGACCTGTGGGAACTGATCGGCCGCACCCAGGTCCACCAGGTCGACGAACAGCACGAACCGGCCTGGGGCCAGCCCGGCTACAACACCCGCCTCACCCTCACCCTGCGCGGTGGGGAGGTGCTCACGCGGGCCCTCAACCAGCCGCACGGCGGCCCCGACGACCCACTCACCAACGCCGAGATCCGCGAGAAGTACCGGGCGCTGACCGCCCAGGTCGTCGATCCCGGCCGGGCGGCACGGATCGAGCAGATCGTCCTGGACCTCGAAGGCCAGGCCGACCTCGGCCCCCTGGTGGATCTCCTCGCCGCCCCGGCGCGCGGCGCCCTCGGCTGA
- a CDS encoding isocitrate lyase/PEP mutase family protein, with protein sequence MPQPSSPLTAGGRLRSLLAQDGLITAPGVFDGLSAHLVARTGFKAAYLSGAGVSVAGYGLPDIGLLTQTEMTDRARAVAAVLDGIPLIADADTGYGAPMNVARTVREYERAGVAALHLEDQAFPKRCGHLPDKELLSAAEFTDKLDAALQARTDPDFVIIARTDARGPLGLTEAIDRACRYAEAGADVIFVEAPQSAEEIERIAAEVGVPLLINMVQGGLTPDTAPDRLAELGYRIAIHPGALLAPYVLHGLDALDRLGGTIPEATPDPQGLFELVGLREWASIGERYRDRSKDVA encoded by the coding sequence ATGCCCCAGCCCAGTTCTCCTCTCACCGCCGGCGGCCGGTTGCGTTCGCTGCTGGCCCAGGACGGCCTGATCACCGCTCCCGGGGTCTTCGACGGCCTCTCGGCCCACCTCGTCGCGCGCACCGGTTTCAAGGCCGCCTATCTGAGCGGCGCGGGCGTGTCCGTCGCCGGGTACGGGCTGCCCGACATCGGGCTGCTCACCCAGACCGAGATGACCGACCGGGCCCGAGCCGTCGCCGCCGTACTCGACGGCATCCCGCTCATCGCGGACGCGGACACCGGCTACGGAGCACCGATGAACGTGGCCCGTACCGTGCGCGAGTACGAGAGGGCCGGCGTGGCCGCCCTCCACCTCGAGGATCAGGCGTTCCCCAAGAGGTGCGGACACCTCCCCGACAAGGAACTGCTCAGTGCGGCGGAGTTCACGGACAAGCTCGACGCCGCGCTGCAGGCCCGTACCGACCCCGATTTCGTCATCATCGCCCGGACCGACGCCCGCGGTCCGCTGGGGCTGACCGAGGCGATCGACCGGGCGTGCCGGTACGCGGAGGCGGGGGCCGACGTCATCTTCGTCGAGGCCCCGCAGAGCGCCGAGGAGATCGAAAGGATCGCCGCCGAGGTCGGCGTCCCCCTGCTGATCAACATGGTGCAGGGCGGGCTCACCCCCGACACCGCGCCCGACCGGTTGGCCGAACTCGGCTACCGCATCGCCATCCACCCCGGCGCCCTCCTCGCCCCCTACGTCCTGCACGGGCTTGACGCCCTGGACCGTCTCGGCGGCACCATCCCCGAGGCCACCCCCGACCCGCAGGGCCTGTTCGAACTCGTCGGCCTGCGCGAATGGGCCTCGATCGGCGAGCGCTACCGCGATCGCTCGAAGGACGTCGCCTGA
- a CDS encoding 3-isopropylmalate dehydratase large subunit has translation MGMTMMEKILARKAGVEHVKPGDTVVCDVDMTAMIDLQFATGWVQPLKINDPDKVAVIMDHAVPAPNVHDAIGGTHARAFARDFDIERFYDVGRHGICHQVIAENGLARPGEILACTDSHTCAAGAYNTAARGLGPAEVYSILCTGKTWFQAAPTIRYEFTGTKPTAVSGKDIFLYIAGTYGDATNHNIEYGGTGLASVPMNDRRTIATQGAEISADFSTFPIDDLARDFLADHGAAPATYRAADADPDAGYAAVRTVDLSSLEPYVARPGTVSHNSLPVSAIGKRPVNQCFIGSCANGQLEDLRIAADIVRGRKVAPGVRLLITPASQEVYKDAMRAGYLQDLADAGAVVTNSTCGACFGYHMGLLAPGEVCLTSSTRNFTGRMGSPDAEIYMASPATVAASALTGHVTDPRGELN, from the coding sequence ATGGGCATGACCATGATGGAGAAGATCCTCGCCCGGAAGGCCGGCGTGGAACACGTGAAGCCCGGCGACACAGTGGTCTGCGACGTCGACATGACGGCCATGATCGACCTTCAGTTCGCCACCGGCTGGGTCCAGCCCCTGAAGATCAACGACCCGGACAAGGTCGCGGTCATCATGGACCACGCGGTTCCCGCACCGAACGTGCACGACGCGATAGGCGGCACCCACGCCCGGGCCTTCGCCCGCGACTTCGACATCGAGAGGTTCTACGACGTCGGCCGCCACGGCATCTGCCACCAGGTCATCGCCGAGAACGGGCTCGCCCGCCCCGGCGAGATCCTCGCGTGCACCGACTCCCACACCTGCGCGGCCGGGGCGTACAACACCGCCGCCCGCGGCCTCGGCCCGGCCGAGGTGTACTCGATCCTGTGCACCGGCAAGACCTGGTTCCAGGCCGCCCCCACGATCCGCTACGAGTTCACCGGCACCAAGCCCACCGCCGTATCCGGCAAGGACATCTTCCTGTACATCGCCGGTACCTACGGAGACGCCACCAACCACAACATCGAGTACGGCGGGACCGGCCTGGCCTCGGTACCGATGAACGACCGGCGCACCATCGCCACCCAAGGCGCTGAGATCTCCGCAGACTTCTCCACCTTCCCCATCGACGACCTGGCCCGCGACTTCCTCGCCGACCACGGCGCCGCCCCCGCCACGTACCGGGCCGCCGACGCCGACCCGGACGCCGGGTACGCGGCGGTGCGCACCGTAGACCTGTCCTCGCTTGAGCCCTATGTCGCCCGTCCCGGCACCGTCAGCCACAACTCCCTTCCGGTGTCGGCCATCGGGAAGCGTCCGGTCAACCAGTGCTTCATCGGTTCCTGCGCCAACGGACAGCTGGAGGATCTGAGGATCGCCGCGGACATCGTGCGCGGCCGCAAGGTCGCCCCCGGCGTGCGGTTGCTGATCACACCCGCTTCGCAGGAGGTCTACAAGGACGCGATGCGCGCCGGCTACCTCCAGGACCTCGCGGATGCCGGAGCGGTGGTCACCAACTCCACCTGCGGCGCCTGCTTCGGCTACCACATGGGCCTGCTCGCCCCCGGCGAGGTGTGTCTCACCTCCTCCACCCGCAACTTCACCGGCCGCATGGGCAGCCCCGACGCCGAGATCTACATGGCCTCACCCGCCACCGTCGCCGCCTCTGCCCTCACCGGCCACGTCACCGACCCCCGAGGGGAGCTGAACTGA
- a CDS encoding LeuD/DmdB family oxidoreductase small subunit: MDTLVTGRVWVVGDSVTTDAMYPAFAMKLPVAEAARHVFYELRPGWTDQVQPGDIVVAGRNFGLGSSRPVAALFRELGVAALMAEEFNSLFLRNCINHGLPALTVPGVARSFTDGDTARLDFAEGWAENLGSGTRLAGGALPSLVLDILAAGGIVPKLAREGYVPIPAGSGR, translated from the coding sequence ATGGACACCCTCGTCACCGGCCGCGTATGGGTCGTCGGCGACTCGGTCACCACCGACGCGATGTACCCCGCCTTCGCCATGAAACTGCCCGTGGCCGAGGCCGCGCGCCACGTCTTCTACGAGCTGCGGCCCGGCTGGACGGACCAAGTCCAGCCCGGTGACATCGTGGTGGCCGGCCGCAACTTCGGGCTCGGCTCCTCCCGCCCCGTCGCGGCTCTCTTCCGTGAACTGGGCGTCGCCGCACTGATGGCGGAGGAGTTCAACTCCCTGTTCCTTCGCAACTGCATCAACCACGGGCTCCCCGCGCTCACCGTGCCCGGCGTCGCCCGGTCCTTCACGGACGGCGATACAGCCCGCCTCGACTTCGCCGAGGGCTGGGCCGAGAACCTCGGGTCCGGAACCCGTCTGGCGGGGGGCGCACTGCCGTCGCTGGTCCTCGACATCCTCGCGGCGGGCGGCATAGTGCCGAAACTCGCCCGCGAAGGCTACGTACCCATCCCAGCAGGCTCGGGCCGCTGA
- a CDS encoding MBL fold metallo-hydrolase gives MHSQLAPGVTRIATSKRDNAFLVDGDDGFTLVDVGWSKAPRVLLNAVADLGRKPSDIRRVVLTHAHPDHVQGAAELRRHTGAQILIHAADRAWLEAGRVPAEGRSGPVGRLIDRLPKLHWNPTDPDGTVADRDVVEGSGGLRVVHTPGHSPGHVVLLHEPSCTVLMGDAAFNRGTFALGPSALAADPDLRPGSLARIPQDVKAVGFAHGAPLAGREVHAFQQFLRQLHSST, from the coding sequence ATGCACAGCCAGCTCGCACCCGGCGTCACCCGCATCGCCACCAGCAAGCGCGACAACGCCTTCCTCGTCGACGGCGACGACGGCTTCACCCTGGTCGACGTCGGCTGGTCCAAGGCCCCGCGCGTCCTGCTGAACGCGGTGGCCGACCTGGGCCGCAAGCCCTCCGACATCCGACGCGTCGTCCTCACCCATGCCCACCCCGACCACGTCCAGGGCGCGGCCGAACTGCGCCGTCACACGGGCGCGCAGATCCTCATCCACGCCGCGGACCGGGCATGGCTGGAGGCCGGACGCGTCCCGGCCGAGGGCCGCTCCGGCCCGGTGGGACGCCTCATCGACCGACTGCCCAAGCTCCACTGGAACCCCACGGACCCCGACGGCACGGTTGCCGACCGTGACGTGGTGGAGGGCAGCGGCGGGCTGCGCGTCGTCCACACCCCCGGCCACTCCCCCGGGCACGTCGTCCTCCTCCACGAACCCAGTTGCACCGTGCTCATGGGCGACGCGGCGTTCAACCGCGGCACGTTCGCACTGGGCCCGTCGGCTCTGGCCGCAGACCCGGATCTGCGGCCCGGCAGCCTCGCCCGCATTCCACAGGACGTGAAGGCCGTCGGCTTCGCCCACGGCGCCCCCCTTGCCGGCCGCGAGGTACACGCCTTCCAGCAGTTCCTCCGACAGCTTCACAGCAGCACCTGA
- a CDS encoding SixA phosphatase family protein, with the protein MTSGNSRRLVVLRPAKSAWPLPADHERPLAPRGRREAPAAGHWLREAGCVPDLVVCSSARRACQTWDLVAAEAEFGASMPVIYEVRLYGASAEELLSVVREIPAQVGTLMLIGHNPGVQELVLTLADEADGYALEP; encoded by the coding sequence ATGACGTCAGGCAACTCCCGGCGCCTGGTCGTCCTGCGGCCCGCCAAGTCCGCCTGGCCACTGCCGGCCGACCACGAACGGCCGCTCGCCCCGCGCGGCCGCCGCGAGGCCCCGGCAGCCGGCCACTGGCTGCGTGAGGCCGGCTGTGTTCCCGACCTCGTCGTGTGTTCCTCCGCCCGGCGTGCCTGCCAGACGTGGGACCTCGTCGCAGCTGAGGCCGAGTTCGGCGCCAGCATGCCGGTGATCTACGAGGTACGCCTCTACGGGGCGAGCGCGGAGGAGTTGCTGAGCGTCGTACGGGAGATCCCCGCGCAGGTCGGGACGCTGATGCTGATCGGGCACAACCCTGGCGTGCAAGAGCTGGTGCTGACGCTTGCCGATGAGGCTGACGGCTACGCGCTGGAGCCCTGA
- a CDS encoding isoamylase early set domain-containing protein — MLERTLRKNRTEVTFVLPADTPPGPVSVVGDFNDWQPGAHTLRPRKDGRRAITVELPSKSTHSFRYLAAGDYWFNDESVGDQDAPNSRLHT; from the coding sequence ATGCTGGAGCGCACGCTGCGCAAGAACCGCACGGAGGTCACCTTTGTCCTGCCCGCTGACACCCCACCCGGCCCCGTCAGCGTGGTGGGCGATTTCAACGACTGGCAGCCCGGTGCCCACACCCTGCGGCCCCGCAAAGATGGGAGGCGGGCCATCACGGTCGAGCTGCCGAGCAAGAGCACGCATTCCTTCCGGTACCTGGCCGCCGGGGATTACTGGTTCAACGACGAGAGCGTGGGCGACCAGGACGCACCCAACAGCCGCCTGCACACCTGA
- a CDS encoding chromate transporter, giving the protein MERLRGNRSVFAALSGITAAVVGVIASLGLYFAFHTLFKEVDETGWGSLHLLLPDLASIRPSALAITAAALLMIFRLRWSVLRTLGVCAALGLASAAVQAL; this is encoded by the coding sequence ATCGAGCGCCTCCGCGGCAACCGCTCCGTCTTCGCCGCACTGAGCGGCATCACCGCCGCCGTCGTCGGAGTCATCGCCAGCCTCGGCCTGTACTTCGCCTTCCACACCCTCTTCAAGGAGGTGGACGAGACTGGCTGGGGCTCACTGCACCTCCTCCTCCCCGACCTGGCGAGCATCCGCCCGAGCGCGCTGGCAATCACGGCGGCAGCCCTGCTGATGATCTTCAGGCTGCGGTGGAGCGTCCTGCGCACCCTCGGCGTCTGCGCCGCACTAGGCCTCGCAAGCGCGGCTGTCCAAGCCTTGTGA
- a CDS encoding CorA family divalent cation transporter — MMVGVYGMNFEHVPELKSPYGYPAVWAFMAIVCTVIYRALRRNKWL; from the coding sequence ATGATGGTCGGCGTCTACGGCATGAACTTCGAGCACGTGCCCGAACTCAAGTCCCCGTACGGCTACCCCGCGGTCTGGGCCTTCATGGCGATCGTGTGCACGGTCATCTACCGCGCGCTGCGCCGCAACAAATGGCTCTAG
- a CDS encoding IS630 family transposase, with protein sequence MTASADVPVPRRGPKLEPLLLSSDERVVLERWVRRASSAQAVALRARIVLACAGADVPPIVVVARELHIAADTVRKWRRRFLAARLDGLVDEPRPGRPPTISVDQVEAVVVGTLEEIPKNATHWSRSSMAARSGLSKSTVGRIWRKFQLKPHLSDTFKLSTDPLFVEKLYDVVGLYFNPPEGAVVLSVDEKSQIQALDRSQPVLPMMPGMPERRTHDYVRNGLTTLFAAFDVATGEVITSLHRRHRAAEFKKFLIKIDKEVPEHLQVHLICDNYGTHKTPAIKTWLAKHPRFHLHFTPTGSSWINQVERWFGFLADQKIRRGAHKSVRSLEADIRAWVKQWNENPTPFTWTKTAEEILDSLARFCQRISGAGH encoded by the coding sequence ATGACTGCTTCTGCGGATGTGCCGGTGCCTCGTCGTGGTCCGAAGTTGGAACCGTTGTTGTTGTCTTCCGATGAGCGTGTGGTGTTGGAGCGTTGGGTCCGCAGGGCGTCATCTGCGCAGGCGGTGGCCTTGCGGGCCCGCATCGTGTTGGCGTGTGCCGGTGCTGATGTGCCGCCGATTGTCGTGGTGGCACGGGAGTTGCATATCGCGGCCGACACGGTCCGCAAGTGGCGTCGCCGGTTCCTGGCGGCCCGGCTGGACGGGCTGGTCGACGAGCCCCGGCCTGGCCGGCCACCCACCATCAGCGTTGATCAGGTGGAGGCGGTAGTGGTCGGCACGCTGGAGGAGATCCCGAAGAACGCCACTCACTGGTCGCGTTCATCGATGGCCGCCCGCAGTGGCCTGTCGAAGTCGACAGTGGGCCGGATCTGGCGGAAGTTCCAGCTAAAGCCCCATTTGAGCGACACGTTCAAGCTGTCGACGGACCCGCTGTTCGTGGAGAAGCTCTACGACGTGGTGGGGCTGTATTTCAACCCGCCCGAAGGAGCGGTGGTGCTGTCGGTGGACGAGAAGTCCCAGATCCAGGCTCTTGACCGCTCTCAGCCAGTGCTGCCGATGATGCCCGGCATGCCCGAGCGCCGCACTCACGACTATGTTCGCAACGGGCTGACCACCTTGTTCGCGGCCTTCGACGTCGCGACCGGTGAAGTCATCACCTCACTGCACCGTCGCCACCGGGCCGCGGAGTTCAAGAAGTTCCTCATCAAGATTGACAAAGAGGTCCCCGAACACCTTCAGGTCCACCTGATCTGCGACAACTACGGCACCCACAAAACCCCGGCCATCAAGACGTGGCTGGCCAAACACCCACGGTTCCACCTGCACTTCACACCCACCGGCTCCTCCTGGATCAACCAGGTTGAGCGATGGTTCGGCTTCCTCGCGGACCAGAAGATCCGCCGTGGCGCCCACAAGAGTGTGCGCTCCCTGGAAGCCGACATCCGAGCCTGGGTCAAGCAGTGGAACGAAAACCCGACCCCGTTCACCTGGACCAAGACAGCCGAAGAGATCCTCGACTCACTCGCCCGCTTCTGCCAACGGATCTCCGGCGCAGGACACTAG
- a CDS encoding type II toxin-antitoxin system PemK/MazF family toxin has translation MEFDERRPVVLLSGDDASGIRVMQVVARAGVDITGLGVEVAVGAVEGLPFEGVLRFALPRPGFTPCTWLTTVSRDDLIERAGALSSAKLSEIRNALRLGGLG, from the coding sequence GTGGAGTTCGACGAGCGGCGGCCGGTCGTGCTGCTGTCGGGAGACGACGCGTCCGGGATCCGGGTGATGCAGGTCGTCGCTCGGGCGGGTGTCGACATCACCGGTCTGGGCGTCGAAGTGGCAGTAGGCGCCGTGGAAGGACTGCCCTTTGAAGGCGTGCTGCGGTTCGCGTTGCCGCGTCCGGGCTTTACCCCTTGCACGTGGCTGACCACCGTGTCCCGGGACGACCTGATCGAGCGGGCGGGCGCCCTGTCCTCCGCGAAACTCAGCGAGATAAGGAACGCCCTCCGTCTGGGTGGACTCGGGTAG
- a CDS encoding IS701 family transposase encodes MSRIAGRFTRVEPRFRVRKLVLGLLSDLPCKNCWTIAEWAGERTPDGMQHLLGRAKWDADRVRDDVCDYVVDHLRDDQAVLVVDETGDVKKGTDTVGVQRQYTRTAGRIENAQVAVYLVYAGRRGHAAVDRELYVPRSWTSDPDRCRDAGFDQDTAFATKPELATRMVGRCLDAGHQAAWVAGDEVYGGNPKLRTTLEERGTGYVLAVACSHEVTTGAGRFRADTLTKKVPKRAWQKLSAGAGAKGHRLYDWAVIDLADPRPGSRQLLIRSTGELAYYRCYSRAPVPLTVLVRVAGSRWRVEEFFQSGKGLAALEEHQVRRYASWSRWVTLAMLAHAFLAVVRADEHTRPAPDALIPLTCNEIQRLFITLVVRPVHDAAHRLGWSDWRRRHQARSQASHYRRQATQA; translated from the coding sequence ATGAGCCGGATAGCGGGACGGTTCACACGGGTCGAACCTCGGTTCCGGGTCCGGAAGTTGGTGCTCGGACTGCTGTCGGACCTGCCGTGCAAGAACTGCTGGACCATCGCCGAATGGGCCGGGGAGAGGACCCCGGACGGCATGCAGCACCTGCTCGGCCGGGCCAAGTGGGACGCCGACCGGGTCCGCGACGATGTGTGTGACTACGTGGTGGACCACCTGCGCGACGACCAGGCGGTACTGGTGGTCGACGAGACCGGGGACGTGAAGAAGGGCACCGACACGGTCGGCGTCCAGCGCCAGTACACCCGTACCGCGGGCAGGATCGAAAATGCCCAGGTCGCCGTCTACCTGGTCTACGCCGGCCGGCGCGGGCACGCGGCAGTGGACCGGGAACTGTACGTCCCGCGTTCATGGACCTCCGACCCTGACCGCTGCCGGGATGCCGGATTCGACCAGGACACCGCCTTCGCCACCAAGCCGGAACTGGCCACTCGTATGGTTGGCCGGTGCCTGGACGCCGGCCACCAGGCCGCATGGGTCGCCGGCGACGAGGTCTACGGCGGCAACCCCAAGCTGCGAACCACACTGGAGGAACGCGGCACCGGCTACGTCCTCGCGGTGGCCTGCTCGCACGAAGTCACCACCGGGGCGGGGAGGTTCCGTGCGGACACCCTGACCAAGAAGGTGCCCAAGCGGGCCTGGCAGAAGCTCTCCGCAGGGGCCGGGGCCAAGGGCCACCGTCTCTACGACTGGGCAGTCATCGACCTCGCCGACCCCCGACCCGGGAGTCGTCAGCTGCTGATCCGCAGCACCGGCGAACTCGCCTACTACCGCTGCTACTCGCGCGCACCCGTGCCGCTGACCGTGCTGGTCAGAGTCGCTGGATCAAGATGGCGGGTGGAGGAGTTCTTCCAGTCGGGCAAGGGCCTGGCCGCACTCGAGGAGCACCAGGTCCGCCGCTATGCCTCCTGGTCCCGCTGGGTCACCCTCGCCATGCTCGCGCACGCCTTCCTCGCCGTCGTACGCGCAGACGAGCACACCCGCCCCGCACCCGATGCCCTCATTCCGCTCACCTGCAACGAGATCCAGCGCCTGTTCATCACACTCGTTGTCCGACCCGTCCACGATGCCGCCCACCGGCTCGGTTGGTCCGACTGGCGGCGCCGCCACCAGGCCCGATCCCAGGCCAGCCACTACCGTCGACAAGCCACTCAGGCATGA